The Brassica oleracea var. oleracea cultivar TO1000 chromosome C6, BOL, whole genome shotgun sequence genome includes a region encoding these proteins:
- the LOC106296707 gene encoding putative DNA-binding protein At1g48610: MATPGSDAADNNPPPAPTDASPAANDSQKRGRGRPPKSKSDSQPDGAVSAQPARKPSGRPRRNAAAAAAVPAASAAVKSGRGRPKRSSTLAATESQVTGSRKRGRPKKDDVAAAPAKKRGRKPKTEQVAKQRTSNRTRKATTEATTGHGAADPREFKKKAALLQKKVKQAADKLKIAVSAIEEVQKIADAM; this comes from the exons ATGGCGACTCCCGGATCTGATGCGGCTGACAACAACCCTCCTCCTGCTCCCACCGACGCCTCGCCCGCAGCCAACGATTCCCAGAAACGCGGCCGTGGTCGTCCGCCGAAGTCCAAATCCGACTCTCAGCCAGACGGCGCCGTTTCAGCTCAGCCGGCTAGGAAGCCAAGCGGTCGTCCGAGAAGAAACGCAGCGGCAGCGGCGGCTGTTCCGGCTGCGTCTGCGGCTGTGAAGAGCGGCCGTGGTAGGCCAAAGAGGTCGAGCACTCTGGCTGCGACGGAGTCTCAGGTGACTGGATCGAGAAAGCGTGGGAGGCCAAAGAAAGATGACGTGGCGGCGGCTCCAGCTAAGAAGCGTGGACGGAAACCTAAAACTGAGCAAGTGGCCAAGCAGAGGACTTCGAACAGGACGAGGAAG GCAACAACAGAAGCTACTACTGGGCATGGAGCTGCAGACCCGAGAGAGTTCAAGAAAAAAGCCGCACTCTTG CAAAAGAAAGTGAAGCAAGCTGCGGATAAGTTGAAGATAGCAGTTTCAGCAATCGAGGAGGTCCAAAAGATAGCGGATGCAATGTAG